The following are encoded in a window of Drosophila simulans strain w501 chromosome 3L, Prin_Dsim_3.1, whole genome shotgun sequence genomic DNA:
- the LOC6738531 gene encoding sulfate anion transporter 1 codes for MPSDKESPETKPLNNNNSNGNGGSVPSKPKIQPKYSIHRDVLTHEVVIKQTGYAARDKSIPSSLRNCWQSWNFFALFTGVIPILQWLPQYSPRRDLPGDIIAGFTVAIMNIPHGMAYGILAGVSAGNGLYMAVFPVLAYMFLGTSKHISIGTFAVASMMTAKVVDTYANVDDHHHILPDAFGLQSNGTATASPLLLLNSSGVADSVSSTTILPFQLLNSTLNADPITKIEVATSLALTVGIVNLLMAFLRLGTLSSLLSEPLVNGFTTAAACHVVTAQLKDVLGISVPRHKGAFKIIYTVIDVIKGVPQTNLVNFGFCMAVIAFMMICNEILKPRLSKKCRFPLPAELIMVIGGTLISKWFNLYVDYNVNPVGKIPSGLPEPVLPRLDLVPKVAVDSIAIAIVTYSIIMSMGLTFAKKHGYEVRPNQELFAMGIGNMVGGCFSCIPMACSLSRSVIQDQTGGVSQIASLVSASLVVVTLMWIGPFFSSLPRCVLAGVIIVALKPMFMQAKELKKFSKQGKLEMFTWISTFLCVVIIDIDIGLLIGICISLLALYIKGLKPYSCLLGYMPEAPGIYMDLNQHRNAMQVPEVRIFRYSGSLNFATSLFFRRALYEAVGLDKIPPTKVSSSNSNSPSKGSKSSYSPVSQNGGKAINGKLEETSGAFKVLVLDFSMLGHIDVAGCRTLTDLSKELKVRGARLLLASPVDRVYDTLVHSMALSEGPFEIFPTLHDCVEYANACRTA; via the exons ATGCCTAGTGATAAAGAGAGTCCAGA AACCAAGCCACTGAACAATAACAATTCAAATGGAAACGGTGGCAGTGTACCAAGCAAGCCAAAGATCCAGCCAAAATATAGCATTCACCGGGATGTGCTGACCCATGAGGTGGTGATAAAGCAAACAGGATATGCGGCCAGGGACAAGAGCATACCCTCCTCGCTTCGAAACTGCTGGCAGAGCTGGAACTTCTTTGCACTCTTCACCGGCGTGATTCCCATTCTGCAATGGCTACCCCAGTATTCACCCAGGAGAGATCTTCCTGGCGATATAATCGCCGGCTTCACCGTCGCCATCATGAACATACCTCACGGCATGGCTTATGGCATTTTGGCGGGAGTTTCAGCTGGAAATGGTCTCTATATGGCCGTGTTTCCGGTGCTGGCCTACATGTTCCTGGGGACCTCGAAGCATATCTCCATCGGCACCTTTGCGGTAGCCAGCATGATGACGGCAAAGGTGGTGGATACGTATGCCAACGTAGATGACCACCATCATATATTGCCTGATGCCTTCGGTTTGCAATCGAATGGAACAGCGACTGCGTCCCCACTCCTGCTATTAAATTCCTCAGGGGTTGCGGATTCTGTCTCCTCAACCACTATATTACCTTTTCAGCTTTTAAATTCTACTCTAAATGCGGATCCCATTACTAAAATAGAGGTGGCGACCTCTTTGGCACTTACTGTGGGAATTGTAAAC CTCCTAATGGCTTTTCTAAGACTGGGAACCCTGTCATCCCTTTTGAGCGAACCTCTGGTGAATGGATTCACCACTGCTGCAGCGTGTCACGTGGTTACCGCCCAGCTAAAGGATGTGCTGGGCATCTCAGTACCGCGTCACAAAGGTGCATTCAAGATCATATACACCGTTATTGACGTGATCAAGGGAGTGCCACAAACGAATCTTGTGAACTTTGGCTTTTGTATGGCTGTGATTGCGTTCATGATGATCTGCAATGAGATCTTGAAGCCGCGACTGAGTAAAAAATGTCGCTTTCCCCTGCCAGCGGAGCTGATCATGGTGATCGGTGGCACATTGATCTCCAAATGGTTCAACCTGTATGTCGATTACAACGTGAATCCAGTGGGAAAAATACCTAGTGGCTTACCGGAGCCCGTTTTGCCGCGCTTGGATCTTGTACCAAAGGTGGCCGTAGATTCAATTGCCATTGCTATCGTCACCTACTCCATAATCATGTCCATGGGCCTAACGTTCGCTAAGAAGCACGGATATGAGGTCAGGCCAAATCAGGAGCTGTTCGCGATGGGCATTGGAAACATGGTTGGCGGCTGCTTCTCCTGCATTCCCATGGCGTGCTCTCTGTCAAGATCGGTGATCCAGGATCAGACTGGTGGTGTTTCACAGATAGCTTCATTGGTCTCCGCCTCGCTCGTGGTGGTCACCCTCATGTGGATCGGCCCTTTTTTCAGCAGTTTGCCAAGG TGCGTTCTGGCTGGCGTGATTATAGTGGCACTGAAGCCGATGTTTATGCAGGCCAAGGAATTGAAAAAGTTCTCCAAGCAGGGCAAGTTGGAAATGTTCACATGGATATCTACCTTCCTCTGCGTCGTTATCATCGATATTGATATTGG TCTTTTGATTGGCATCTGCATCTCCTTGTTGGCTCTGTATATCAAGGGACTGAAGCCGTACTCCTGCCTTTTGGGCTATATGCCAGAGGCCCCAGGCATCTATATGGATCTCAACCAGCACCGAAACGCCATGCAGGTTCCCGAAGTCCGCATCTTCCGCTACAGTGGATCGCTAAACTTTGCCACCAGCCTGTTTTTCCGGCGTGCTCTGTACGAGGCCGTGGGCCTGGACAAGATTCCTCCAACGAAAGttagcagcagcaatagcaatagtCCCAGCAAGGGCAGCAAATCGAGTTATTCCCCAGTATCGCAGAACGGAGGAAAGGCAATCAATGGCAAGTTAGAAGAGACGTCAGGTGCGTTCAAGGTGCTCGTCCTGGATTTCTCCATGCTCGGACACATAGATGTGGCGGGATGTCGCACCCTGACGGATCTCAGCAAGGAGCTGAAGGTGCGAGGAGCTCGTTTGTTGTTGGCTAGCCCCGTAGATCGGGTGTACGATACCCTGGTGCATAGTATGGCCCTCAGCGAAGGACCTTTTGAGATCTTCCCCACCCTGCACGATTGTGTGGAATATGCCAATGCCTGTCGAACAGCGTGA